The following are encoded together in the Kineosporiaceae bacterium genome:
- a CDS encoding sugar ABC transporter permease, whose protein sequence is MATVSEGVRSREEIAALAYRPSAAQRMRRRAPLLPALIFTVIVTQIPFLVTIGISLLHWNVMRPGSSSFLGLGHYGSFAGLSNYVTVFTDDRLRTAVVNTVVLTASSVVLSLLLGLGLAVLLDRRFPGRGLARTLLIAPFLVMPAAAALLWKHALYNPDYGLFNGILNWIYRLFGAESGPVIDWVSNTPMAAVVAALVWQWTPFMMLILLAGLQAQPGDILEAARVDGASGVQMFRYLTLPHLRQYIELSVLLGSIYLVQTFDAVYTITQGGPGRATTNLPYEIYLTMFRKFEYGEAAAAGVVVVAGTIIVATFALRTISSLFREEVTS, encoded by the coding sequence ATGGCCACTGTGTCCGAGGGTGTCCGGTCTCGTGAGGAGATCGCGGCCCTGGCCTACCGCCCGAGTGCTGCCCAGCGGATGCGGCGCCGAGCGCCGTTGTTACCGGCTCTGATCTTCACCGTCATCGTCACGCAGATTCCGTTCCTGGTGACCATCGGGATCTCCCTGCTGCACTGGAACGTGATGCGTCCGGGCAGTTCCAGCTTCCTCGGCCTGGGCCATTACGGGTCGTTCGCGGGTCTGTCCAATTACGTCACCGTGTTCACCGATGACCGGCTGCGCACCGCGGTGGTCAACACCGTGGTGCTCACGGCGTCGTCGGTGGTGTTGAGCCTGCTGCTCGGCTTGGGGCTGGCGGTGCTGCTGGATCGGCGCTTCCCCGGGCGCGGTCTGGCTCGGACGCTGCTGATCGCGCCGTTCCTGGTGATGCCCGCGGCGGCGGCGCTGTTGTGGAAGCACGCGCTCTACAACCCCGACTACGGCCTGTTCAACGGGATCCTGAACTGGATCTACCGGCTGTTCGGGGCCGAGAGCGGCCCGGTGATCGACTGGGTGTCGAACACCCCGATGGCTGCGGTGGTCGCTGCCCTGGTATGGCAGTGGACCCCGTTCATGATGCTGATCCTGTTGGCCGGGCTGCAGGCCCAGCCCGGTGACATCCTCGAGGCGGCCCGAGTCGACGGGGCCAGCGGGGTGCAGATGTTCCGGTATCTGACGCTGCCCCACCTACGTCAGTACATCGAACTGTCGGTGCTGCTGGGCTCGATCTACCTGGTGCAGACCTTCGACGCGGTCTACACGATCACCCAGGGTGGTCCGGGCCGGGCGACCACGAACCTGCCCTACGAGATCTACCTGACCATGTTCCGCAAGTTCGAGTACGGCGAGGCCGCTGCGGCCGGGGTCGTGGTGGTGGCCGGCACGATCATCGTGGCCACCTTCGCCCTGCGCACCATCTCGTCGCTGTTCCGTGAGGAGGTCACGTCATGA
- a CDS encoding carbohydrate ABC transporter permease, producing MTTTGHPADTSPPVAAAARRLMRRPKNTEPGLAPQAGAVWTIIAWIATLIFFAPVAWMVLTSFHTEADAATNPPSIFAPFTLTGYRALFTRGIETFLINSAMASIISTLIVLALAIPTAYALSIKPVEKWTDVMFFFLSTKFLPAIAALLPIYLIVKKLGMLDNVWTLIILYTSMNLPIAIWMMRSFLAEVPKEILEAAEVDGAGLLRVLVSVVWPVAMPGVAATALICFIFSWNEFMFAVNLTGVRAGTAPVFLVGFITSEGLFLAQLCAAATMVSLPVLIAGWAAQDKLVRGLSLGAVK from the coding sequence ATGACCACCACCGGCCATCCCGCCGACACCTCACCCCCGGTCGCTGCGGCGGCCCGGCGGTTGATGCGCCGCCCCAAGAACACCGAACCCGGCCTGGCGCCCCAGGCGGGGGCGGTCTGGACGATCATCGCCTGGATCGCCACGCTGATCTTCTTCGCGCCGGTCGCCTGGATGGTGCTGACGTCCTTTCACACCGAGGCCGACGCCGCCACCAATCCACCCTCGATCTTCGCGCCGTTCACCCTGACCGGCTATCGCGCCCTGTTCACCCGCGGCATCGAGACATTCCTGATCAACTCGGCGATGGCCAGCATCATCTCGACCCTGATCGTGCTGGCCCTGGCGATCCCCACCGCCTACGCGTTGAGCATCAAACCGGTCGAGAAGTGGACCGACGTGATGTTCTTCTTCCTGTCGACGAAGTTCCTGCCCGCGATCGCGGCGCTGCTGCCGATCTACCTGATCGTCAAGAAGCTCGGCATGCTGGACAACGTCTGGACCCTGATCATCCTCTACACCTCGATGAACCTGCCGATCGCGATCTGGATGATGCGCTCGTTCCTGGCCGAGGTACCCAAGGAGATCCTGGAGGCCGCCGAGGTCGACGGCGCCGGTCTGCTGCGCGTCCTGGTCAGCGTGGTCTGGCCCGTCGCCATGCCCGGCGTCGCGGCCACCGCGCTGATCTGCTTCATCTTCTCCTGGAACGAGTTCATGTTCGCCGTCAACCTCACCGGCGTCCGTGCCGGCACCGCCCCGGTTTTCCTGGTCGGATTCATCACCAGCGAGGGCCTCTTCCTCGCCCAACTCTGCGCCGCCGCCACCATGGTCTCGTTGCCCGTCCTCATCGCCGGCTGGGCCGCACAGGACAAACTCGTCCGCGGCCTCTCCCTCGGCGCCGTCAAGTAA
- a CDS encoding N-acetylmuramoyl-L-alanine amidase, translated as MSRWSRRLSAVVVLTMAGCSAPAAPEPISALSSASYPSAPTSSTVLTTPGSPASPRAVAAKPLAGRVIVLDPGHNGRNGAHPEVISKLVDIGNGRKACDTTGTQTNAGYAEHAFTWDLSNRLAAVLRARGATVILTRRHDAGVGPCITERAAIGNRNHADVALSVHADGGPASGHGFHVIAPARVGGNAPIVAPSRRLADQVRAAMRRAGEPYATYTGGRTGLTVRRDLGGLNLSRVPKVFVECANMRHRGDAAHLSSSTWRQRIAVALADAVTAHLQAEARR; from the coding sequence ATGAGCCGCTGGTCGCGGCGGCTGTCCGCCGTCGTGGTGCTGACCATGGCCGGCTGTTCGGCGCCGGCGGCCCCGGAGCCGATCTCAGCACTCAGCTCGGCGAGCTACCCCTCGGCGCCGACCAGCTCGACGGTTCTCACCACCCCCGGGAGCCCCGCGAGCCCCCGGGCCGTGGCGGCCAAGCCGTTGGCGGGCAGGGTGATCGTGCTCGACCCCGGACACAACGGCCGCAACGGCGCCCATCCCGAGGTGATCTCCAAGCTGGTCGACATCGGCAACGGTCGCAAGGCGTGTGACACCACCGGCACCCAGACCAACGCCGGCTACGCCGAGCACGCCTTCACCTGGGACCTGTCCAATCGGCTCGCGGCGGTGCTACGGGCTCGCGGCGCCACGGTGATCCTCACCCGACGCCACGACGCCGGGGTGGGGCCCTGCATCACCGAGCGCGCGGCCATCGGCAACCGCAACCATGCCGACGTGGCGCTGTCGGTGCACGCCGATGGTGGGCCGGCGTCAGGTCACGGCTTCCACGTGATCGCCCCGGCACGGGTGGGCGGCAACGCCCCGATCGTGGCGCCGTCCCGGCGTCTGGCCGATCAGGTCCGCGCGGCGATGCGACGAGCCGGCGAACCGTATGCCACCTACACCGGAGGGCGTACCGGGCTCACCGTGCGCCGCGACCTGGGTGGGCTCAACCTGTCGCGGGTACCCAAGGTGTTCGTCGAGTGCGCCAACATGCGCCACCGCGGCGACGCCGCGCACCTGTCGAGTTCGACGTGGCGGCAACGGATCGCGGTGGCGCTGGCCGACGCCGTGACCGCCCACCTGCAGGCCGAGGCCCGTCGCTGA
- a CDS encoding zinc-dependent alcohol dehydrogenase family protein: protein MKAAVITGVGQVEVATVPDPTPGPREVVIAVEGCGICGTDLHILQGEFAPTLPVVPGHEFAGTVVEVGSQVTELAIGDRVAADPSLFCGECYYCRQGRGNLCERWNAIGVSVSGGAAEFCKAPVANCVKLPDHVRTADAALIEPLSCTVRGFDVLNTRLGDHYLIYGAGTMGLMNLELAKRAGAASVDIVDLNPNRLETARTLGVSNAVTSADELDRPRGWEIVIDCTGVVAAIEDGLDRVGKGGTFLQFGVSDEGAVATWKPFKIYNQEITIAGSMAVLHSYERAADLFAAGVLNPDVMISDRYPLEDYPRALDQFKQGIGRKIQVNPNLRAG from the coding sequence ATGAAGGCCGCAGTCATCACCGGTGTGGGGCAGGTCGAGGTCGCCACCGTGCCGGACCCCACCCCGGGGCCGCGCGAGGTCGTCATCGCCGTCGAGGGCTGCGGCATCTGCGGTACCGACCTGCACATCCTGCAGGGTGAGTTCGCACCCACCCTGCCCGTGGTGCCGGGCCACGAGTTCGCCGGCACCGTGGTCGAGGTGGGCTCGCAGGTGACCGAACTCGCGATCGGTGACCGGGTGGCCGCCGACCCCTCGTTGTTCTGCGGTGAGTGTTACTACTGTCGCCAGGGCCGGGGGAATCTGTGTGAGCGCTGGAACGCGATCGGGGTCAGTGTGTCCGGCGGTGCTGCCGAATTCTGCAAGGCCCCGGTCGCCAACTGCGTCAAGCTGCCCGATCACGTGCGCACCGCGGACGCCGCCCTGATCGAGCCGCTGTCGTGCACGGTGCGCGGATTCGACGTGCTGAACACCCGGTTGGGTGACCATTACCTGATCTACGGCGCCGGCACCATGGGGCTGATGAACCTCGAGCTGGCCAAGCGTGCCGGCGCAGCCAGCGTCGACATCGTCGACCTCAACCCCAACCGGCTCGAGACGGCCCGGACCCTCGGCGTGAGCAACGCGGTCACCTCGGCCGATGAGCTCGACCGGCCTCGCGGCTGGGAGATCGTGATCGACTGCACCGGCGTGGTGGCGGCCATCGAGGACGGCCTGGATCGGGTCGGCAAGGGCGGCACCTTCCTGCAGTTCGGGGTCTCGGACGAGGGGGCTGTGGCCACCTGGAAGCCGTTCAAGATCTACAACCAGGAGATCACCATCGCCGGGTCGATGGCGGTGCTGCACTCCTACGAGCGAGCGGCCGACCTGTTCGCCGCCGGGGTGCTCAACCCGGACGTGATGATCAGCGACCGGTATCCGCTGGAGGACTACCCGCGGGCGCTGGACCAGTTCAAACAGGGCATCGGCCGCAAGATCCAAGTGAACCCGAACCTCCGGGCCGGCTGA
- a CDS encoding threonylcarbamoyl-AMP synthase, with the protein MSRPTLDTTRQRPVLPIGADVDVAVDRLLHGGLVGLPTETVYGLAADAESRTAVARIYAVKGRPADHPLIVHLTPAHALLTATDGGGWARDVPEYARRLAEQLWPGPLTLILPRGPRAGDHVTGGGDSVGLRCPAHPVAAALLEAFARTAGRPGAGLAAPSANRFGRVSPTRAHDVVVELGDLLDGARDYVLDGGSSRVGVESTILDCTGPAPALLRPGAVSLAEVVRIGGVEAAPAPRPGVRAPGTLATHYAPRARVLLAADDAAADVLLTQLTQLPELPEPTELARGPRVGLLALENIATPDGVVRLAAPEQAEGYAHALYAALREADSLGLTEVVAVPPPGTDALATAVTDRLRRAAAGAR; encoded by the coding sequence GTGAGCCGACCGACACTCGACACCACGCGGCAGCGCCCCGTGCTGCCGATCGGTGCCGATGTCGACGTCGCCGTCGATCGGCTGCTGCACGGCGGATTGGTGGGCCTGCCCACCGAGACCGTCTACGGGCTGGCCGCCGATGCCGAGTCACGGACAGCGGTCGCGCGGATCTACGCCGTCAAGGGTCGGCCCGCCGACCACCCGCTGATCGTGCACCTCACCCCCGCACACGCCCTGCTCACCGCAACGGACGGCGGCGGCTGGGCGCGCGACGTCCCGGAGTATGCCCGGCGGTTGGCCGAACAGCTCTGGCCGGGCCCGCTCACCCTGATCCTGCCGCGCGGGCCGCGGGCGGGTGACCACGTCACCGGTGGCGGTGACAGCGTCGGGTTGCGCTGCCCGGCGCACCCGGTGGCCGCCGCCCTGCTGGAGGCGTTCGCGCGGACGGCCGGGCGCCCGGGTGCCGGCCTGGCCGCCCCGTCGGCCAATCGGTTCGGACGGGTCAGCCCCACCCGCGCTCACGACGTCGTGGTCGAGTTGGGCGACCTGCTGGACGGCGCCCGCGACTACGTGCTGGACGGCGGGTCCAGCCGGGTCGGGGTGGAGTCGACCATCCTCGACTGCACGGGTCCGGCCCCCGCCCTGTTGCGGCCGGGCGCGGTGAGCCTGGCCGAGGTGGTGCGTATCGGTGGGGTCGAGGCGGCCCCGGCGCCCCGGCCCGGGGTGCGCGCCCCCGGGACCTTGGCGACGCACTATGCCCCGCGCGCTCGGGTGCTGCTGGCCGCTGACGACGCGGCGGCCGACGTTCTCCTCACCCAACTCACCCAGCTCCCCGAACTCCCCGAGCCCACCGAGCTCGCCCGAGGACCACGCGTCGGGCTGCTGGCGCTCGAGAACATCGCCACCCCGGACGGCGTGGTGCGCCTGGCCGCGCCGGAGCAGGCCGAGGGGTACGCCCACGCGCTCTACGCCGCTCTGCGGGAAGCCGATTCGCTCGGTCTCACCGAGGTCGTCGCCGTCCCGCCGCCGGGGACCGACGCGCTGGCGACCGCGGTGACCGATCGGCTGCGCCGGGCCGCCGCGGGGGCACGATGA
- a CDS encoding sugar ABC transporter substrate-binding protein has translation MELKAQSRRLAVTAAFGLASVLALTSCAGAGGSSGSGGDASASGGGGGGKSINVLMVANPQMTDIQKLTADTFTKDTGITVNYTVLPENELRDKVTQDVATQGGQYDVATVGMYEVPIWAKNGWLHELDSYAKADANYDYPDVLPSIIKGLSGDDGKAYGLPFYGESSFLMYRKDILAAKGLTMPERPTWTQVADLAAKLDGAEPGMKGICLRGLAGWGEVFAPLTTVVNTMGGTWFDKDWNAKVNSPEFTKAVNFYVDLVKAHGEPGAGQAGFTECLTAMSQNKVAMWYDATSAAGSLEDPAVSKVAGKVGYAYAPVEVTKTSGWLWAWAWAMPKTTKNADAASKFILWSTSKDYEKLVGEKLGWSRLPSGKRASTYALPEYKTAAAAFGDLTLKSIQEVDPANPGVQPRPTVGIQFVTVPEFADLGTKVAQEVSAAISGKGTVEQALANGQKLAEEVGKKYQK, from the coding sequence ATGGAACTCAAGGCACAGAGTCGTCGCCTTGCCGTGACCGCAGCATTCGGCCTGGCGTCGGTGCTCGCGCTCACATCGTGTGCGGGTGCCGGCGGCAGCAGCGGCAGTGGTGGTGACGCGTCGGCGTCGGGCGGTGGTGGTGGGGGTAAGTCCATCAACGTGTTGATGGTCGCGAACCCCCAGATGACCGACATCCAGAAGCTGACGGCGGACACGTTCACCAAGGACACCGGGATCACGGTGAACTACACGGTGCTGCCCGAGAACGAACTGCGGGACAAGGTGACGCAGGACGTCGCCACCCAGGGCGGTCAGTACGACGTCGCCACGGTCGGGATGTACGAGGTGCCGATCTGGGCCAAGAACGGGTGGCTGCACGAACTCGACAGCTACGCCAAGGCCGACGCCAACTACGACTACCCCGACGTGCTTCCCTCGATCATCAAGGGTCTGTCGGGCGACGACGGCAAGGCGTACGGGCTGCCGTTCTACGGCGAGTCCTCGTTCCTGATGTACCGCAAGGACATCCTGGCGGCCAAGGGTCTGACCATGCCGGAGCGGCCGACCTGGACCCAGGTGGCCGATCTCGCGGCCAAGCTGGACGGTGCCGAGCCGGGCATGAAGGGCATCTGTCTGCGGGGTCTGGCCGGTTGGGGTGAGGTGTTCGCGCCGTTGACCACGGTGGTCAACACGATGGGCGGCACCTGGTTCGACAAGGACTGGAACGCCAAGGTCAACTCCCCGGAGTTCACCAAAGCGGTCAACTTCTATGTCGATCTGGTGAAGGCTCACGGCGAGCCGGGTGCGGGGCAGGCCGGGTTCACCGAGTGCCTGACCGCGATGAGCCAGAACAAGGTGGCCATGTGGTACGACGCCACGTCGGCGGCCGGTTCGTTGGAGGACCCCGCGGTCTCGAAGGTGGCCGGCAAGGTCGGCTACGCCTATGCGCCGGTCGAGGTCACCAAGACCTCGGGGTGGCTGTGGGCGTGGGCCTGGGCGATGCCCAAGACCACCAAGAACGCCGATGCGGCCTCCAAGTTCATCTTGTGGTCGACCAGCAAGGACTACGAGAAGTTGGTCGGCGAGAAGCTGGGCTGGTCGCGGCTGCCGTCGGGCAAGCGGGCCTCGACCTATGCGTTGCCGGAGTACAAGACCGCTGCTGCGGCCTTCGGCGACCTGACCCTGAAGTCGATCCAGGAGGTCGACCCGGCCAACCCGGGTGTCCAGCCTCGTCCGACGGTCGGGATCCAGTTCGTGACCGTTCCGGAGTTCGCCGACCTGGGTACCAAGGTCGCCCAGGAGGTCTCGGCGGCGATCTCGGGTAAGGGCACCGTCGAGCAGGCCCTGGCCAACGGCCAGAAGCTGGCTGAAGAGGTGGGCAAGAAGTACCAGAAGTAG
- a CDS encoding GNAT family N-acetyltransferase, whose protein sequence is MKGRLWAGYVAAASLVATGYFLVPRSDLTHLLLYNGIGLSAVVAVLFGIRRNRPADRRPWLLIVAGQASFLTADICYYILESLADEAPFPSVADLFYLGMYPLVIMGLLRLVAQTSPGRDWSSLVDAAIVAVATFAAFGVLVMDRYLADPNLTLAGRVISVCYPVMDVALIAVAARLMGLVHLRRPAFGLLLAGLCSLLVADLIYGILNSAGVFETGGVADVFWLGFYILLAAAALHPDMAEPPTERDLGLSMTHSGIAVLTLTTLMVPAIDLLWGQPVDKLLTTVCSSLLFLLVIVRLVTLVGVIQKNEKQARHDSMHDALTGLGNRVLFSRRVNEFGRSRSAGIIAVLFIDLDDFKTVNDSLGHERGDQLLQLVAERLLASVRDEDLVARLSGDEFAILVESAVDRQDAVAAARRVQEALSGHVMLGDRSVTLSASVGITVEDAENFRDADDLLRAADAAMYHAKASGKGRFEFFAQEMRSEAVERLELKADLQVALAQGEFEVYYQPIVRLTDRRIVSVEALLRWHHPTRGLITPSKFIPLAEQTGLVTSIGAWTLQQACHQVARWQRLYPGSAPQRVSVNLSVMQLHDPGLVDFVTDALAQSGLDPSALTLEITESMLLAKTRQTTTTLEALKGLQVKIAIDDFGTGYSALSYLRHFPVDVIKIDRSFVQELAVSSTSRSLVAAVVDLARRLEIDTVAEGIEDEAQFTELLGMGCIGGQGYLFSIPLPARRAEALFAPTRGATRTTPVSTAALEVQLVAGVHDLDGIASDLELLHSDLGKPLMSTWTWLRPWTSVHRDWDPMAVIVRERNGYRIEAAALLAQQVVDGVHHVIAIGRGPLQCTRLASRSDRGARMLARGIIDALPSGGRWRLDMPELPEGDRVARILAQQLPGAEISQLMPIPRVDFADYRSGDNLLSTNMRRQLRKASNRLVTDGRAVHIDFTRDDAEIQQLLPEIERVHVDRDHSTGRASDLDDAESLHLWRRLIQACAADGRIEVATLTIDSELAAYVIALPDGRSYRVFDGHFDSSYSRYSPGRLLESTVVDRALADGRYTELDWGSGIASEKLLTFNAFEARTRLQAGSLVPAPRRPEAVAVEV, encoded by the coding sequence GTGAAAGGACGCCTCTGGGCTGGGTACGTCGCAGCCGCCTCGCTCGTGGCCACCGGCTACTTCCTCGTGCCGCGCAGCGATCTGACCCACTTGCTCCTGTACAACGGCATCGGGTTGTCGGCCGTGGTGGCGGTCCTGTTCGGGATCCGGCGCAATCGGCCCGCCGATCGTCGTCCCTGGCTTCTGATCGTGGCCGGCCAGGCATCCTTCCTCACCGCCGACATCTGTTACTACATCCTCGAGTCACTTGCCGACGAGGCCCCGTTCCCCTCGGTGGCCGACCTGTTCTATCTGGGGATGTATCCCCTGGTCATCATGGGCTTGCTGCGGCTGGTGGCACAGACCTCGCCTGGCCGGGACTGGTCCAGTCTGGTCGATGCCGCCATCGTCGCCGTGGCCACCTTCGCGGCGTTCGGCGTCCTGGTCATGGACCGGTATCTCGCCGACCCGAACCTGACCCTGGCCGGGCGGGTGATCTCGGTCTGCTACCCGGTCATGGACGTGGCGTTGATCGCCGTGGCTGCGCGACTGATGGGGCTGGTGCACCTACGCCGGCCCGCCTTCGGGCTGCTGCTGGCCGGGTTGTGCAGCCTGCTCGTGGCCGACCTGATCTACGGCATCCTGAACTCCGCCGGCGTCTTCGAGACCGGTGGCGTGGCCGATGTGTTCTGGCTGGGCTTCTACATTCTGCTGGCTGCCGCAGCGCTGCACCCGGACATGGCCGAGCCGCCGACGGAGCGTGATCTCGGGCTGAGCATGACCCACTCGGGGATCGCGGTGCTCACCCTCACCACGCTGATGGTGCCGGCCATCGACCTGCTGTGGGGCCAGCCGGTCGACAAGCTGCTGACCACGGTCTGCTCGAGCCTGCTCTTCCTGCTGGTCATCGTCCGGCTGGTGACCCTGGTGGGGGTGATCCAGAAGAACGAGAAGCAGGCACGCCACGACTCGATGCACGACGCCCTCACCGGTCTGGGCAATCGGGTGCTGTTCTCCCGCCGGGTGAACGAGTTCGGTCGGTCCCGTTCGGCGGGCATCATCGCGGTTCTGTTCATCGACCTCGACGACTTCAAGACGGTCAACGACAGCCTCGGCCACGAGCGCGGTGATCAACTGTTGCAGCTCGTCGCGGAGCGGTTGCTCGCGAGTGTGCGTGACGAGGACCTGGTCGCGCGCCTGAGCGGTGACGAGTTCGCCATCCTGGTCGAGAGCGCCGTCGATCGTCAGGACGCCGTGGCGGCGGCGCGCCGGGTGCAGGAGGCTCTGTCGGGTCACGTGATGCTGGGCGATCGCAGCGTCACCCTGTCGGCGAGTGTCGGGATCACCGTCGAGGACGCCGAGAACTTCCGGGACGCCGACGACCTGCTGCGCGCCGCCGATGCGGCGATGTACCACGCCAAGGCCAGTGGCAAGGGGCGGTTCGAGTTCTTCGCTCAGGAGATGCGCAGCGAGGCCGTGGAACGGCTCGAGCTGAAGGCCGACCTGCAGGTGGCCCTGGCCCAAGGTGAGTTCGAGGTCTACTACCAGCCGATCGTCCGGCTCACCGACCGCCGGATCGTCTCGGTCGAGGCCCTGCTGCGGTGGCACCACCCGACGCGGGGCCTGATCACCCCGAGCAAGTTCATCCCGCTCGCGGAACAAACCGGTCTGGTGACCTCGATCGGGGCCTGGACGCTGCAGCAGGCCTGCCACCAGGTGGCCCGTTGGCAGCGGCTCTACCCCGGATCGGCACCGCAACGGGTGAGCGTGAACCTGTCGGTGATGCAGTTGCACGACCCGGGGCTGGTCGACTTCGTCACCGATGCCCTGGCCCAATCGGGCCTGGATCCCTCGGCGCTGACCCTCGAGATCACCGAGAGCATGCTGCTGGCCAAGACCCGGCAGACCACGACCACGCTCGAGGCGCTCAAGGGTTTGCAGGTCAAGATCGCCATCGACGACTTCGGGACCGGGTACTCGGCGCTGAGCTACCTGCGGCACTTCCCGGTCGATGTGATCAAGATCGACCGCTCGTTCGTCCAGGAACTGGCGGTCTCCTCGACCTCGCGCTCGCTGGTGGCGGCCGTGGTCGACCTGGCCCGCCGGCTCGAGATCGACACCGTGGCCGAGGGCATCGAGGACGAGGCCCAGTTCACCGAGCTGCTCGGGATGGGCTGCATCGGGGGACAGGGGTACCTGTTCTCCATCCCGTTGCCCGCACGACGTGCCGAGGCATTGTTCGCGCCGACCCGGGGTGCCACCCGCACCACGCCGGTCAGTACCGCGGCGCTGGAGGTGCAGCTGGTGGCGGGCGTGCACGATCTGGACGGCATCGCCTCGGACCTCGAGCTGCTGCACTCCGATCTGGGCAAGCCGTTGATGTCCACCTGGACGTGGCTGCGACCGTGGACCTCGGTGCACCGCGACTGGGACCCGATGGCCGTCATCGTGCGGGAGCGCAATGGCTACCGGATCGAGGCTGCGGCGCTGCTCGCGCAGCAGGTGGTGGACGGCGTCCATCACGTGATCGCCATCGGCCGCGGCCCACTGCAGTGCACCCGACTCGCCTCGCGCTCGGATCGAGGCGCCCGGATGCTCGCCCGCGGCATCATCGATGCGCTGCCCTCCGGTGGGCGCTGGCGCCTCGATATGCCCGAGTTGCCCGAAGGTGACCGGGTCGCCCGCATCCTGGCCCAGCAACTGCCGGGCGCGGAGATCAGTCAGCTGATGCCGATCCCGCGGGTCGACTTCGCTGACTATCGCAGCGGGGACAACCTGCTGAGCACCAACATGCGCCGTCAGCTGCGCAAGGCGAGCAACCGCCTGGTCACCGACGGTCGGGCGGTCCACATCGACTTCACCCGCGACGACGCCGAGATCCAGCAGCTGCTGCCCGAGATCGAACGGGTCCACGTCGATCGGGATCACAGCACGGGCCGGGCCAGCGACCTGGACGACGCCGAGAGCCTGCACCTGTGGCGTCGGCTGATCCAGGCCTGTGCCGCGGATGGCCGGATCGAGGTGGCGACGCTGACCATCGACAGCGAGCTGGCCGCCTACGTCATCGCGTTGCCCGACGGACGCAGCTACCGCGTCTTCGACGGGCACTTCGACAGCTCGTACTCGCGGTACTCTCCCGGCCGGCTGCTGGAGTCCACGGTGGTGGACCGCGCCTTGGCCGACGGCCGCTACACCGAGCTCGACTGGGGCTCGGGGATCGCCAGCGAGAAGCTGCTGACCTTCAATGCGTTCGAGGCTCGCACCCGGCTTCAGGCAGGCAGCCTCGTGCCGGCGCCGCGTCGGCCCGAGGCCGTTGCCGTCGAGGTCTGA
- a CDS encoding MFS transporter: MDGVRGLLHDGRYRRFIAARTVSVYGSTIAPIALSFAILGLGADGQATQLGIVLFFRFLAQVIFTFWGGLLADRFSRQHTMVLADVGAGLSQAALAVLLLTGDATVPLLIILSFANGALISMFLPAADGVLPLLVPLSRVRQAQAAKQTGENAARILAATSAGVLVAVFGPGWALMVDAATFFVSAALLRGLALPGTARADRSSMISEWRGGLREVTSRPWMMISLTQFAVLNFCNAGGIYVLGPVFAQEHFHGAIGWSISVGSQTVGFLVGSMLALRIPARRPLATASLWGLGWVAPFLAMGLGAPLWVFAGGMLISGLSMHLGEVLSASVTQTRIPVQALSRVSSIELAMSFTLVPLGFAAVGPISEWIGVRVTVLVYAAVMTLAVALALSSRSLWSITAVPDSPNSPSSPNSPSSPDSPERSDVAVAPPPSLPEPVTATPAQDVVR, encoded by the coding sequence ATGGACGGCGTTCGAGGGCTCTTGCACGATGGGCGATACCGGCGGTTCATCGCTGCGCGCACGGTCTCCGTGTACGGCAGCACGATTGCGCCGATCGCCCTGAGCTTCGCCATCCTCGGCCTCGGTGCTGACGGTCAGGCGACCCAACTCGGCATCGTGTTGTTCTTCCGGTTCCTCGCCCAGGTGATCTTCACCTTCTGGGGTGGCCTGCTCGCCGATCGCTTCTCGCGTCAGCACACCATGGTGCTGGCCGACGTGGGCGCCGGCCTCAGCCAGGCGGCGCTGGCGGTGTTGCTGCTCACCGGAGATGCCACGGTGCCGCTGCTGATCATCCTGTCCTTCGCCAACGGCGCCCTCATCTCGATGTTCCTGCCGGCGGCGGACGGCGTGTTGCCGCTGTTGGTGCCGCTCAGTCGGGTCCGCCAGGCGCAAGCTGCCAAGCAGACCGGCGAGAATGCGGCTCGCATCCTGGCCGCCACCAGTGCCGGGGTGCTCGTGGCCGTGTTCGGCCCGGGGTGGGCGCTCATGGTCGACGCCGCCACCTTCTTCGTGTCTGCGGCACTCTTGCGTGGCCTCGCCCTGCCCGGCACCGCGCGCGCCGACCGCAGCTCGATGATCTCGGAATGGCGCGGCGGGCTGCGGGAAGTGACCTCACGGCCGTGGATGATGATCAGCCTGACCCAGTTCGCCGTCCTGAACTTCTGCAACGCGGGCGGTATCTACGTGCTCGGGCCGGTGTTCGCCCAGGAGCACTTCCACGGCGCGATCGGCTGGTCGATCTCGGTGGGGTCGCAGACCGTCGGGTTCTTGGTCGGCAGCATGTTGGCGTTGCGGATCCCGGCCCGGCGCCCGCTGGCCACGGCCTCACTGTGGGGTCTGGGCTGGGTGGCGCCCTTCCTGGCCATGGGCCTGGGGGCGCCGCTGTGGGTGTTCGCCGGCGGCATGCTGATCTCGGGATTGTCGATGCACCTGGGCGAGGTGCTGTCGGCCAGCGTGACCCAGACGCGTATCCCGGTGCAGGCCTTGTCGCGGGTCAGCTCCATCGAACTGGCGATGTCGTTCACGTTGGTACCGCTGGGGTTTGCGGCGGTGGGGCCGATCAGTGAGTGGATCGGGGTGCGCGTCACGGTGCTGGTCTACGCCGCGGTGATGACGCTGGCCGTGGCACTCGCGCTGAGCAGCCGATCGCTGTGGTCGATCACGGCCGTCCCGGACTCACCGAACTCGCCGAGCTCGCCGAACTCACCGAGCTCGCCGGACTCACCCGAGAGATCGGACGTCGCCGTGGCGCCGCCCCCTTCACTCCCGGAGCCCGTGACGGCAACGCCCGCTCAGGACGTCGTCCGCTGA